Proteins encoded within one genomic window of Suricata suricatta isolate VVHF042 chromosome 17, meerkat_22Aug2017_6uvM2_HiC, whole genome shotgun sequence:
- the SMARCD2 gene encoding SWI/SNF-related matrix-associated actin-dependent regulator of chromatin subfamily D member 2 — protein sequence MSGRVAGGFPLPPLSPGGGAVAAALGAPPPPAGSGMLPGPALRGPGPAGGVGGPGAAAFRPMGPAGPAAQYQRPGMSPGSRMPMAGLQVGPPAGSPFGTAAPLRPGMPPTMMDPFRKRMLVPQAQPQMPAQRRGLKRRKMADKVLPQRIRELVPESQAYMDLLAFERKLDQTIARKRMEIQEAIKKPLTQKRKLRIYISNTFSPSKAEGDNAGNTGTPGGTPAGDKVASWELRVEGKLLDDPSKQKRKFSSFFKSLVIELDKELYGPDNHLVEWHRMPTTQETDGFQVKRPGDLNVKCTLLLMLDHQPPQYKLDPRLARLLGVHTQTRAAIMQALWLYIKHNQLQDGHEREYINCNRYFRQIFSCGRLRFSEIPMKLAGLLQHPDPIVINHVISVDPNDQKKTACYDIDVEVDDPLKAQMSNFLASTTNQQEIASLDVKIHETIESINQLKTQRDFMLSFSTDPQDFIQEWLRSQRRDLKIITDVIGNPEEERRAAFYHQPWAQEAVGRHIFAKVQQRRQELEQVLGIRLT from the exons ATGTCGGGCCGTGTCGCGGGCGGGTTCCCGCTGCCTCCGCTGAGTCCTGGCGGCGGTGCCGTTGCCGCGGCTCTGGGAGCGCCGCCTCCGCCAGCGGGATCCGGCATGCTGCCCGGGCCGGCGCTTAGGGGGCCAGGGCCGGCTGGA GGCGTGGGGGGCCCCGGGGCCGCCGCCTTCCGCCCCATGGGCCCCGCGGGCCCCGCGGCGCAGTACCAG CGGCCTGGTATGTCACCAGGGAGTCGGATGCCCATGGCTGGCTTGCAGGTGGGACCCCCTGCTGGCTCCCCATTTGGCACAGCTGCTCCACTTCGACCTGGCATGCCACCCACCATGATGGACCCATTCCGAAAACGCATGCTGGtaccccaggcccagccccaaaTGCCGGCCCAGCGCCGGGG GTTAAAAAGGAGGAAGATGGCAGATAAGGTTCTACCTCAGCGA ATTCGGGAGCTTGTCCCAGAGTCTCAGGCATATATGGATCTTTTGGCTTTTGAGCGGAAGCTGGACCAGACCATTGCCCGAAAGCGGATGGAGATCCAAGAGGCCATCAAAAAGCCTCTGACG cAAAAACGAAAGCTGCGGATCTATATTTCCAATACATTCAGTCCCAGCAAGGCAGAAGGTGATAATGCAGGAAATACTGGGACGCCCGGGGGAACCCCAGCGGGGGACAAGGTGGCCTCCTGGGAACTCCGAGTGGAGGGAAAACTGCTGGATGAT CCTAGCAAACAGAAGAGgaagttttcttcattctttaagaGCCTCGTCATTGAGCTGGACAAGGAACTGTACGGGCCTGACAACCACCTGGTGGAG TGGCACCGGATGCCTACCACCCAGGAGACTGATGGCTTCCAGGTTAAACGGCCTGGAGACCTCAACGTCAAGTGcaccctcctgctcatgctggaTCATCAG CCTCCCCAGTACAAGTTGGACCCCCGACTGGCAAGGCTGCTGGGGGTGCACACACAGACCAGGGCGGCCATCATGCAGGCCCTGTGGCTTTATATCAAACACAACCAGCTGCAAGACGGGCATGAGCGGGAGTACATCAATTGCAACCGTTATTTCCGCCAG ATCTTCAGTTGTGGCCGACTTCGTTTCTCCGAGATTCCCATGAAGCTGGCTGGGTTGCTGCAGCATCCAGACCCCATTGTCATCAACCATGTCATTAG TGTAGACCCTAATGACCAGAAGAAGACAGCGTGTTATGATATTGATGTGGAAGTAGATGACCCACTCAAGGCCCAGATGAGCAATTTTCTGGCCTCTACCACCAATCAACAGGAGATTGCCTCCCTTGATGTCAAG ATCCATGAGACCATTGAATCCATCAACCAGCTGAAGACCCAGAGGGATTTCATGCTCAGCTTTAGCACCGACCCTCAAGACTTCATCCAGGAATGGCTCCGATCCCAGCGCCGAGACCTGAAG ATCATCACTGATGTGATTGGGAATCCCGAGGAAGAGAGACGAGCTGCTTTCTACCACCAGCCCTGGGCCCAAGAAGCAGTGGGGAGGCACATCTTTGCCAAG GTGCAGCAGCGAAGGCAAGAACTGGAACAGGTGCTGGGAATCCGCCTGACCTAA
- the PSMC5 gene encoding 26S proteasome regulatory subunit 8, whose protein sequence is MALDGPEQMELEEGKAGSGLRQYYLSKIEELQLIVNDKSQNLRRLQAQRNELNAKVRLLREELQLLQEQGSYVGEVVRAMDKKKVLVKVHPEGKFVVDVDKNIDINDVTPNCRVALRNDSYTLHKILPNKVDPLVSLMMVEKVPDSTYEMIGGLDKQIKEIKEVIELPVKHPELFEALGIAQPKGVLLYGPPGTGKTLLARAVAHHTDCTFIRVSGSELVQKFIGEGARMVRELFVMAREHAPSIIFMDEIDSIGSSRLEGGSGGDSEVQRTMLELLNQLDGFEATKNIKVIMATNRIDILDSALLRPGRIDRKIEFPPPNEEARLDILKIHSRKMNLTRGINLRKIAELMPGASGAEVKGVCTEAGMYALRERRVHVTQEDFEMAVAKVMQKDSEKNMSIKKLWK, encoded by the exons ATGGCGCTTGACGGACCCGAGCAG ATGGAGCTGGAAGAGGGAAAGGCAGGCAGTGGACTCCGCCAATATTATCTGTCCAAGATTGAAGAACTGCAG CTGATTGTGAATGATAAGAGCCAGAATCTCCGGAGGCTGCAGGCACAGAGGAATGAGCTTAATGCAAAag TTCGCCTACTGCGGGAAGAGCTACAGCTGCTGCAGGAACAGGGCTCCTATGTGGGGGAAGTAGTCCGGGCCATGGATAAGAAGAAAGTATTGGTTAAG GTGCATCCCGAAGGCAAGTTTGTCGTAGATGTAGACAAGAACATCGACATCAATGAT GTGACACCCAATTGCCGAGTGGCTCTAAGAAACGACAGCTACACTCTGCACAAGATACTGCCCAACAAGGTAGACCCCCTGGTGTCACTGATGATGGTGGAGAAGGTACCAGACTCAACCTATGAGATGATCGGTGGACTGGACAAGCAGATTAAGGAGATCAAAGAAGTGATTGAGCTGCCTGTCAAGCATCCTGAGCTCTTTGAAGCACTGGGCATTGCACAGCCCAAG GGGGTGCTGCTATATGGGCCCCCAGGCACTGGGAAGACACTGCTGGCCCGGGCTGTGGCTCATCATACAGACTGTACCTTTATTCGTGTCTCTGGCTCTGAATTGGTACAGAAATTCATCGGGGAAG GGGCAAGGATGGTGAGGGAGCTGTTCGTCATGGCACGAGAACACGCTCCTTCTATCATCTTCATGGATGAAATCGACTCCATTGGCTCCTCACGGCTGGAGGGGGGTTCTGGAGGGGACAGTGAGGTGCAGCGCACAATGCTGGAGCTGCTCAACCAGTTGGATGGCTTTGAGGCCACCAAGAATATCAAG gtcatcatggCTACTAATAGGATTGACATCCTGGACTCGGCGCTGCTCCGCCCTGGGCGCATTGACAGAAAAATTGAATTCCCACCCCCCAATGAGGAG gCCCGGCTGGACATTTTAAAGATTCATTCTCGGAAAATGAACCTGACCCGGGGGATCAACCTGCGGAAAATTGCTGAGCTCATGCCTGGAGCATCAGGGGCTGAAGTAAAG GGTGTGTGCACCGAAGCCGGTATGTACGCCCTACGCGAGCGGCGAGTCCATGTCACACAGGAGGACTTTGAGATGGCTGTAGCCAAG GTCATGCAGAAGGACAGCGAGAAAAATATGTCTATCAAGAAGTTATGGAAGTGA